In the genome of Longimicrobiaceae bacterium, the window CGGTGGAGGTAGCGGGCGAGATCGGCTATCCGGTGATCCTCAAGCCGCTCGACGCTAGCCATGGCCGCGGCATCTCGCCGCGCCTCGACAGCGAGGCCGACGTGCGGCGCGCCTGGCCGCTCGCGCGTGAGCATGGGCGGCGCATCGTCGTCGAGCAGTTCGCCGTCGGCAACGACCACCGCGTGCTCGTGGTGGATGGCCGGGTCGTCGCCTGCGCCGAGCGGGTGCCGGCGCACGTGCGCGGCGACGGGCTGCACACGATCGGCGAGCTGATCACGATCGAGAACGCCGATCCGCGGCGCGGGCATGGCCACTCCAAGGTGCTCACCTGGCTGCCCAACGATCGCATCACCGAGGAGTTCCTCCGCGGCAACGGGCACTCGATGGACTCGATCCCGGCCGCGGGCGAGATGGTGCTGCTGCGCGCGACGGCGAACCTCTCCACCGGCGGCACGTCGATCGACCGGACGGACGAGATCCACCCGGACAACGTGACGGCGTGCGAGATGGCGGCCGGCATCGTGGGCCTGGACATCGCCGGCATCGACGTGCTCTCGCCGGACATCTCCGTGCCCTTCCGCGAGAACGGCGCGGTGATCATCGAGGTCAACGCCGCGCCGGGCCTGCGGATGCACACGCATCCGTCCGAGGGCGTGACGCGCAACGTGGGCGCGCCGGTCATCGACATGCTGTACCCGCTGGGCGCGCAGTACACCATCCCCGTGATCGCCATCACCGGCACGAACGGGAAGACGACGACCACGCGTTTGACGGCGCACCTCTTCCGGCAGACGGGGAAGACGGTGGGGTTCACCACCACCGACGGCGTGTACATCCAGAACCGGATGGTGATGGAGGGCGACATGACGGGGCCCTTCTCCGCCAACATCATCCTCTCCAACCCCACGGTGGACGTGGCGGTGCTGGAGACCGCGCGCGGCGGCATCATCCGCGCGGGCCTGGGGTTCGAGGACGCGGACGTAGGCGTGGTGCTGAACGTGTCGGCCGACCACCTGGGCCTGCGCGGCATCAACACCGTGGAGCAGCTGGCGGAGGTGAAGGGCGTCGTCCCCGCCGTGGTCAAGCGCGAGGGCCACGCGGTGCTGAACGCGGACGACCCGCTCGTCTACGCCATGCGCGACCGGACGATGGCCGACATCGTCCTGTTCAGCACGCTGCCGGAGGGCGAGAACCAGCTGTTCGAGGACCACATCGCGCGCAACGGCATCGGAGCGCGGATCGAGGACGGGATCTTCGTGGTGCGGCGCGGGCGGCTGCGCATCCCCATCGTCCCCGTCCGCGAGGTGCCGCTCATGCTGGGCGGCGCGGCGCATTTCCAGGAGCAGAACATCCTCGCCGCCATCGCCACGGCCTACGTGCAGGGCGTGCGCTACGACACCATCCGCGCCGGGCTGCTGTCGTTCTTCCCGTCGCCCAGCATGACGCCGGGCCGCCTGAACCTGCTGCGCGTGGGCCGCGCGCGCGTGCTGGTGGACTACGCGCACAACCCGGCCGCCATCGCCGGGCTCATGCAGCTGGCGGGCGAGCTGCCGGCGCGCCGCCGCGTGGGCGTGATCACCGCGCCCGGCGACCGCCGCGACGACGACATGCGCGAGCTGGGGCGCCTTTCCGGCGTGCTGGACCGCGTGATCGTGAAGGAGGACGACGACCGGCGCGGCCGCGCCGAGGGCGAGATCGCCGCGCTGGTCATCGACGGCCTGCGCTCCGCCGGCCTCACCGACGAGCAGATCGAGGTGGTGCCGTCCGAGCGCGACGCGGTGAGCCGCCTGCTGGCCCAGCTGGGCGACGGCGACCTGGGCGTGGTGCTGGCCGACAAGGTGCCGGCCGTGCTGGCCCAGATCCAGCCGTTCGCCGACGGCCCCGGCGCCCTCTAGCGCATGGCCCTCCCCGACCCGCTCAGCGAGATCCGCCTGGTGGCGCTGCGCTCCCTGCGCGGCGCCAACTTCTGGTCCGCCCGCCCGGTCACGCGCATCGACCTGGCGGTGGGCGAGTACGACGAGATCTCCTCGGCCGACGCGCCGGGCTTCACCGACACGCTGGTGCGGCTCTTCCCCGGCCTGTGGGAGCACCGCTGCTCCATCGGGGAGCGGGGCGGCTTCGTCACGCGCCTGCGCCGCGGCACCTACGCGCCGCACATCATGGAGCACGTGGGCCTGGAGCTGCAGACCATGGTGGGGCACGACGTGGGATACGGCCGCGCCCGCGGCGGCGACCGCGAGGGCGAGTACACCGTGGTCTTCGAGCACCTGCACGCCGAGGTGGGCCTGCGCTCGGCCGCGCTGGCGATGGAGATCGTGCAGCGCGCCTTCGCGGGCGACCTGGAGACGATCGAGTACGCGCTGACCGAGCTGGAGGCGCTGAAGGCCACGCCCGACGTGCCGGCGCTGCGGCAGCGCGTGCTGTGCGGCATCACCGGCGGCGGCGACCGGGCCGGCGTGCGCGAGGAGATGCTGCGGCGGGGGGTGCCGGACGAGGAGCTGATCGTGGACGTGGCGCCGTCGTACATCCTCAACGCCGGCCTGCCGTACTCGCGCTCCACGGTGGCCGTCATCCTCGACGCCGACCCCGCCGACGTGCCGGAGCGGTACCTGGACGACGAGCGGGCGCAGCAGCTGGTGAGCGTGGTGGCCGACGCCGTGCCGCGCGACGGGATCGTGGTGGTGCCGGCGAAGGAGTGGGAGGTGCAGGACCGCGCCCGTGACGCCGGGTGCCGCGTCGCCGTCTTCTCCACGTCCGACAACGTGACGCGGCGCGACAGCCGCGTGGCGCACGCCGTGGCGCTGGTGCGCGAAGGGCGCATCGTCTTCGACTGCGGCGGCGACGCCACCGACGGCGGCGCGCTGCTGCCCGACGTGTCGCCCGCCGCGCAGGTGGCGGCCGCACTGGCCGTCACCTCCCTCCAGGAGCTGGAGCCCGACCTTGTCCCCGCAGATGCCGCGCACGCGTAGCTCATCGTCTCCGCAGGACCCGCCCCCCGGCGCCGAGGGCGGCCTGCCGCGCCGGCGCACCGACCGCAACCACGGCACGCTGGTGCTCATCGGCGGCGCGTGCGACCCCGCGGGTGCCGCGCTGGGCTCGTTCATGGACGCGTGCGGCGCGCGCGACGGCGGCAAGATCGTGGGCCTCACCACCGCATCGGGCGACCCCGGCCAGTCCGCCCGCGACTGGATGGAGACCTTCGCCGCGGCAGGGGCGCACAACGTGGAGATCCCGGTCGTCGACTCGCGCGAGAAGGCGCAGGACGCCCGCGTGGCCGAGCTGGTGCGCAGCGCCGACGGCATCTTCCTGGGCGGCGGCGACCAGGTCCACCTCGTGGCCACCGTCAGCGGCTCGCGCGTGGACCGCGCCATCCAGGACGTGTACATGCGCGGCGGCGTGGTGTGCGGCACCAGCGCCGGCGCCGCCGCCCTCACCGAGACCATCCTGGCCGGCGGCGAGCCCGACGAGTACGGGCAGATGCAGGACCTCCACCTGGGCCCCGGCTTCGGCCTGCTCGGCTTCCGCGCGATGATCGACACGCACTTCACCCAGCGCCGCCGCCTCCAGCGCCTGTTCATGGTCATCGCGCAGAGCCCGGAGATGATGGGCCTGGGCATCGACGAGGACACGGCCATGGTCGTGGAGGGCCACATCGGCCGCGTGGTGGGCCGCGGCTCGGTCACCTTCGTGGACGGGCGCGGCGTGCGCTTCGACAACGCCGACGAGTGCATGCACGGCAACCCGCTCACCCTCAGCTACCTGCGCGTGGGCATCGTGGGCGCCGGCTACGCACTCGACCTCCGCGAGCGCGAGCTGGACGCCCTCGTCCAGTCCCGCAAATCTCCCGAGGCGACGGAGATCCTCCGCAGCGAGGAGCTGGCGGAAGCGTAATCGGGCGGGCTCGACAGACGCGCATCCGGCGTTGGGGAGATGCGAACTCCGGCGATGGACGATGCGGGCGTGGTCGGGAGATGCAGGAACGACGAGCGGCGCGATCCGTCTGGATCGCGCCCCTTCTGCACGTCCGGTCGATCCGAATCCCGGCGGTTCTCCGCGGATGCGCATCGACTCCGCCGATGCGCCCACGATTTCAGCCTACGTGGCGGCGGCGGAAGGGGACGATGCCTCGCTCGCGGACCAGGAAGACGAATTGGCGGTCACACCATCACCGAG includes:
- the cphA gene encoding cyanophycin synthetase, translating into VEVAGEIGYPVILKPLDASHGRGISPRLDSEADVRRAWPLAREHGRRIVVEQFAVGNDHRVLVVDGRVVACAERVPAHVRGDGLHTIGELITIENADPRRGHGHSKVLTWLPNDRITEEFLRGNGHSMDSIPAAGEMVLLRATANLSTGGTSIDRTDEIHPDNVTACEMAAGIVGLDIAGIDVLSPDISVPFRENGAVIIEVNAAPGLRMHTHPSEGVTRNVGAPVIDMLYPLGAQYTIPVIAITGTNGKTTTTRLTAHLFRQTGKTVGFTTTDGVYIQNRMVMEGDMTGPFSANIILSNPTVDVAVLETARGGIIRAGLGFEDADVGVVLNVSADHLGLRGINTVEQLAEVKGVVPAVVKREGHAVLNADDPLVYAMRDRTMADIVLFSTLPEGENQLFEDHIARNGIGARIEDGIFVVRRGRLRIPIVPVREVPLMLGGAAHFQEQNILAAIATAYVQGVRYDTIRAGLLSFFPSPSMTPGRLNLLRVGRARVLVDYAHNPAAIAGLMQLAGELPARRRVGVITAPGDRRDDDMRELGRLSGVLDRVIVKEDDDRRGRAEGEIAALVIDGLRSAGLTDEQIEVVPSERDAVSRLLAQLGDGDLGVVLADKVPAVLAQIQPFADGPGAL
- a CDS encoding cyanophycinase — translated: MSPQMPRTRSSSSPQDPPPGAEGGLPRRRTDRNHGTLVLIGGACDPAGAALGSFMDACGARDGGKIVGLTTASGDPGQSARDWMETFAAAGAHNVEIPVVDSREKAQDARVAELVRSADGIFLGGGDQVHLVATVSGSRVDRAIQDVYMRGGVVCGTSAGAAALTETILAGGEPDEYGQMQDLHLGPGFGLLGFRAMIDTHFTQRRRLQRLFMVIAQSPEMMGLGIDEDTAMVVEGHIGRVVGRGSVTFVDGRGVRFDNADECMHGNPLTLSYLRVGIVGAGYALDLRERELDALVQSRKSPEATEILRSEELAEA